The genome window GGTCGCAGCGGGCATTCAGGAGGACCTCGGCGATGGCGGCGCTGCCGGTGAAGGAGGCCCAGTGCAAGCAGATGTTCTCCTCCTGTGGAGTGGGTGGGGAATGGGTGGGCACAGGAAGTGAGCCCTTGAGCCCAGCTTCCACCTTGTTCAGGGACCTTGGGCCATCCCCACCTCTGCGACCCTAACCAAACTCTCACGTTGTCTGTGAGGGTGACGTCAGCACCCCTTGTCAGCAGCATGCGGATCACCTCGATGTGCTTATGCTCTGCGGCCCAGATGATGGGCGTCCATCCTCCACTGTcctgtggtggggagggaggtagGTGTGGGGGAAGCCCTAGCCCTGccccagcagccagccctgctcaCCTAAGCAGCACGTGGTCTAGGGCACACCTGAGCCAGGCTCAGCAGGCCCAGCTCTACCACTCACATGCTGTGGGACTGTGAGCAAGTCACCTGacatctctgggtctcagtttcctcatctacaaagtggAACTAATAGTGTCTACTGCTCAAGGCTacagaataatttttctctttctactcaAAAGTCCTAGAAGCTGTGTTCCAATAGCGACAACTGCCCCTAGGTACACAGACTCTAGTCTCCATAAATATTCCCATTAAAAGGAACAAGAGTTTCTTAGAGAAATGGTAGATTCTGAGTCTGGGGCAGGAAATGTGCTGCATGCTCTCAAAGCCTACAGGGTCACATCAAAAGGCACAGGCGTCAACTTCAAGGGGCTCTTCCTGACAAAGGATGGGATGATTCAAAGATCGAAAAGAAAGACAACAGACTAAAACCATATGAGAAACTAAGAGTTAACAAAGAATCTCACTGGACACTTCCAGAGGTTAAGGCACCTCATTctgaaaacataaagagaaagaagaaaaagagtgaaagatacaaatgaagagggaaaaagatgGGGACAGGCTGGAGCAGGGGAAGCACTAGGGAGGGGTCAGAGGTCAGCTGAGGTTGAAAGAGGGCCCAAAGCCGGAGGCCGAGTCAAAGACCCCGAGGGCTGGGCAGGCCCCTGACCTGGGCGTTGACGTCCACCTGTCCCGTGCTGAGCAGCAGGCCGACCATCTCCAAGTTCCCAATTTTGGCGGCATGGTGGAGGCAGGTGGAACCGTCCTCCTCCTGGGGGAGACCAGGGCAGCTGAGTCCTCTGGCTGGCACCTCAAACCCAGTCCCTGACTCGGCCCCGCTGCCCCACCTTGTTATAGACACAGCCACCGCGCTGCACCATGTAGCGGGCCACCTCCAGGTGGTTGTTCACCACGGCCTCCATCAGCGGTGTCCGCTGCTGCTTGTCCACTGCATTGATGTTGGCTCCAGCCTGTGAGGAGGGGGGATGTGGGCTGGcaccagggaggggctgggcaggggacGGCCCGAGGGCCTGGTCAGTGAGGCAGGGGGCCGGGCCGTGCTGACCTGCAGCAGCACGTGGCAGATCTCCACGGAGCCCTTCTGGGCAGCCGCGTGTAGGGGCGTGCGCTTGCTCTGCTGGTCACTCTGGAAGTTGGGATCCAGGTTGTCCACTGCGGGGAGAGCCCGCCACCGGGAGAGGGAGGGACAAGTGGTAAGCGAGCAAGGAGGGGCGGGTGGCACCTCCTCCAGGGAGGCTTCTCAGGGCCCCAACCTCCTAGCCCTTCTTTTTCTCACCTTCACTGAGGCCCTGAGCAGACAGTAAGGATTTAGGAGCATCGGCTCTGCCCGACTGCCAAGCGGCTCTGCCCGAGTGCCGCTGTGCACCGGGCAAGGTAGGTAACCTCTCTGGGCCAAGGACAAAGTCCTTCATTGCTGTACCCCCAGCCCAGCCAAAGGCCGCTATATCATGGCTGCTCCATCAAGGTTTGCAGAACGAATGAGCAGAGTACTCACACAGCATCAGGATCACCTTCTGCAGCTCCCCCTGCTTCACTGACAGGTACAACTGCCGCGGATGGAAGCGGAGCTTCTTCCGCCTGCCATAgcaagggaggggaggggtgggctcCTCAGATTCGAGCACCAGCCTTAACAGCTACAGATCTGCCCTTCTAGCCCCAGCGCTTGTCACTGTGTCGGAGAGCAAGCCCCCCCTCACCTCTCCGACTCCTGGATGACCAGGGCCTTTTCCAGGGCCTCCCGTCCTGGCCCTGGTGGCAGCCCCACAGCTGAGAGGCAGCCCCCGTTGGGTAGGGTCAGGGAGGGTCCTGAGCTGTCAATGGTGTCAGCCAGGGGGTCGCAGGGTGGGCGCCGGGGCTCCCCATGCCCTCGCATCCGGGCGCTGTGGGAAAAGGCGCTGATGTCTCAgggtgagggggagggggcgAGGAAAGACAGTAGGGAAGGGGGAGTCAGTACCTGGGCTGGGAAGTGTCTGCTCTCCCGGGGGCATCCTGGGCCAGGAGTGGGGGGGCAGGGGCTGCAGTGCCAGCTGGTGGGGTCACTCCATCCCCCCGGGGGATGGTCACCTCCTGGGCCTCAGATGCATCCTCCCCACAGTGGGGACAGAAGACCATCCCGTTCAGCTGGGACACACAGGCCTTGTGGAAGCGGTGGGCCACACGGAAGTCAGGGTGGCACTCTAGGAAGGTGCCCTGGGCAGGGAAACAATGTGGTTAGGCTATGGGAGCCTCTTCTCCTGTGGGGCACGCGGCCATCTGCCCCACGGGTCACTCACCGCTGTACAGAAGTAGCCACAGCCTGGGCAGCAGTGGTGTTTGACCATGCGGGCGCGGTGGGTCTCACAGAGCACCATCAGTGCCACACGGCTTGATGGCCTCATAGTCTCCCGCTTGAGAATTGCGGCATTGCAGCCTGACAGCTGTGGGCAGTGAGAATGGGCGAGAAGCGAGGtgaggctggggcctggggctggatGCCCACGCACCTCTCCTCCCGTCCCACAGGCCCACCTCTCCATCCACACTCTCCGTGGCCATGCATTTGTGCCCTGCTCTCTCGCTGATGCGGTCAATCTTGGGTGCCTCCATGCGGCAGCTGCAGAGGGGCAGCTCCTCAAACCCACGCTCTGTCTCCAGCGAAGACGTGTCGTTGGACACCCCTTGGACAGAGGAAAAAGGGAGCTGAGGGAGGCCCTACCCTTCACCAACTGGGACCCCTGGCGGGGCCTCTcacccctgccctgcctttccctccaTGCTCCAGAACCCCCAAAGCCTGGCCATGGACATCCAGTGGGGTacccctcctcccctttccctccgGCCCTGAGGGTGCCCCCTAGTGGCTCCCTATCCCAGCAATTGGCAATTACCAGCGTGGTTGGGGGAGAGGGTCCCCTCGCTGGGCAGCTCCAGGGACCCCAGAGGGACCTCCATGTACTCACTGGGGCCTGAGGAGCCCACACCATTCACTCctgacacagagacagagagagtgagagtgCGAGCTCACAGGCGCCTGGACATGTGGGTACATGCGGGTGTACATGCGTGAGCGTCAATGATTGTGCATGCTctctgggggctgggaagggggctggaggaggggatcCCAAAGCAGAGGGGAAGCCTCCTCACCTCGTGGCTCCTTGGCCCGTGGAGGCTCCCGCTTCCGTCGCTTCCGTGATGGCTTCACCCAGGGGCTGTCCTTTCGCCATTTCTTTTTGGCTTTGCGCCGGCCACTGGAACCActctggggaggagaaagagagttAGAGAGCCTGGCCCCCAGCCTACCACCCCTCCCCTGAGGACTCAGACCTCTCGTCCCACAGCCCCTTCTCCTCTGGGGGTGCCAACCTCCAGCTCTCACCCTGTCTGATTGATTGCCTGACTCTtcgtcttcctcttcttcctcctcttcctcttcttcttcctcctcttcctcttcttcctcctcttcttcctcctcttcctcactcagCTGTTCAGCCAGAGCTTCAACCTCAGACTGGGAGAGAGGCAAAGTGGGGCTGAGGAAACAGTGACGCCTGGGCCACAGACCTGTCCTAGTGGGGGAACTTGGGGGAGAGGCAGAACAGGTGGTATGCAACCCCCAAGACCCACACAATGAGGAGGGATAAGGAGAAAAACCACTACCAAGGGAGGCTCCCTAATGGAGGTGAACATGGGTGGGGACGGAGGGAAAGAGCTGGGGAACGGAGAGGATGTACAATATTACACAGGAACGATAAAGGTGCCATAGTGAGATGCATTGTGTGAATCTTGCCAACATAAcatatatattcccccccccgcccccccctccagttcaagctgttgtttctcagtctagttgtgtaggacacagctccctggcccatgctggtattgagcctgcactccccctggctgaggcagtcggtcggcGGTCGTCaatcagccgctcacagcagctcatggcagctgtCCCCGGTGGCTGGCTGCTTATGCTGGCTGCCACCCACTCACGCTGGCACacggtagcacacagcagcccacaggaGCTCATGCCGACCTCCAGCTGCttatggcagcccagctccagggagagctgttgttcacaatcttagctgtagagggtgcagctcactggcctatgtgggtaTCGAACCCGCCTTCAGCGTTAGGCGCACGgcattccaaccacctgagccactgggccggcagCGGCAACGTAAtattaagcaaaaacaaaaaaacaaaaaaaaaaacttccagaAAGCAAATGTATAGTATGAAACTCTTTTTAAGAAGTTCGTAAACAGGTAAGACTACCAATGGCTGCTAAAAATACTAGATGAAAAGCTAACAAGGAACTTTATAATGAGGATCAGACTGACATCACCTAAATCCACTGATCAATCTTACCATCACTAATAAAAGACCAGATATTCTATGCCTCCAGACGTGATGAAACAGGAAGCACTAATATTAGCGATCAAGCCTTCTtggcaaaaacaacaaacaacaaacaaacaacaaaaagaacaccTGAAGCTGATCACGCTTTTAGATCAGTTTACAAGAAACATTGGGCAGACAGGTACATGTCAATCCCCATCCAATCAACCAACTCTTTAAACGTGAGGAATTCTATAGGACAGCTGacctggtttcttcaacaaatacatggcaagaaaaattttttttaaaagatgggggAACCATCAAGAAAGACTAAGACAAATATTAATCAGATCAATGTGTCGAcctcatttaaattttgaaaaaaacccATTTATGAAACTGAGGAAATGTGAAGACTAACTGATAGCAAAGTGATGATATTAAGAAACCATTGGCAAATTTTTTAGGTGTGAAAATAATCATGTAGTGATgttaagaaacagaaagaggcCTTACGTTTACATACATGTGGAAATAGTTACAGATAAAATGAtactgggatttgctttaaaataatccaataaaTATGTGCGTTGAGGGAGGAGTAGATGAACATCAGCTGTGTATCACAAATggggcaagaatatacagtggggtaaagagtctcttcaataaatgattgggaAAGCTGGAcggacacatgcaaaagaatgaaactggaccactttctcatatcacatacaagaataaactcaaaatgtattacagacttaaatgtaagaacagcaaccataaaactcccagaagaaaacaggcaataaactctttgacatcttcctcccccctttttccacctccccccactcagattcaaaccattgtttctcagtctagttgtgtaggacacagctccctggcccacgctggtgttatgagccttgcgctcccccggctgaggtaGTTGGTCGCTGGTcattggtcggccactcacagcagctcagggcagctctcgccagctaccagccactcacgctggccactagCCACTCATAgcggcacacggtagcccacagcagcacacagcagcccagggccACTCacgccggctgctggccactcacgctggccattggccgctcctggcagcccacgccaacctccggctgctcatagcagcccagctccagggagagctgttgttcacaatcttagctgtagagggtacagctcactggcccatgtgggaatcaaacctgtgACCTCGGAGTTACGAGCACAGTGctgcaaccacctgagccaccaggccagccccactCTTTGAcatcttagtaatattttttttgaatcTGTCACCTCgggtaaggggaaaaaaagaaaaaacaaacaaatgggactacatcaaactaaagagtttttgtacagcgaaggaaaccatcaacaaaacgaaagacaactgaatgggagaagatatccgCCATTGATATAcctgataaagagaaaatatctaaACTATATAAACAACTCATAgaactgaacaccaaaaaaatctaatttaaaaatgggtagaggacctcaacaaacatttctccaaagaggacatacatgtggacaatagacatatgaaaagatgctcaacatcactaatcacagagaaatgcaaattaaaaccacaatgagatatcacctcacgtGTCAGAATGgccaccatcaataaatcaacaaacaatattgtcaaggctgtggagaaaagggaaccctggtgcactgttggtgggactataattggtgcagtcactatggaaaacagtatggaagttcctcaaaaaattaaaaatagaactaccttatgacccagcaattctacttctgggtatttatctgaagaaaacgaacactaattcaaaaagacatgcatccctatgttcactgcagcattatttacaatagtcaagatatggaagcaacctaagtgtccattgacagacaaATGGGTAAAGAAATTGCGTATATACATACAActgaacattactcagccataaaaaatgaaatcttgccatttgtgacaacatggatggacctggagggtatgaCGCTAACCgcaataagtcagactgaaaaagacaaataccatgatttcacttatgtggaatctaaaaaatataacaaacaaataaaacagaaacaaactaagatacagagaacaaattgatggttgctgggtaggagatgggtgaaaaaggtggtTGCAGAGATGGGTGAataaggtgaaagggattaagaaatgtaAACTGCTGGTTATaagaatagtcacagggatgtaaaaagtacagcacagggaacacagtcaatactattgtaataactatgtaggtgtcagatgggtattaaacttattggggtgatcatttgataacttatataaatgtctaatcactacttTGTGTacctaaaatattatatatcaactgtaattgaaaatttaaaaaaattatttaaaaagccaGCTGAGTATTAAAAATTGTTGGAGCTGGGTGATGGCTACATGGGGCTCATTCTTCTATTCTTTTGTTTATACAGTTGGCtgttgaacaacatgggggttaagGGTGTCAACCcctacacagtcaaaaatccatgtataacttttgactccccaaaaacttaactagtAGCCTATtgttgaccggaagccttacCCATAACGTAAACAGTtgattaatacatttttgtatgttttatatatcatatactatatttttataataaagtaagctagagaaaaaaatgttgtaagaATTCATGAGAAACCTACATTTacagtgtttattgaaaaaaaacccAAGTATAAGAGGACCAGCGCAGTTCAAAGTGTTGTTCAAGATCATCTGTATTTGAAAGTTTTCgtgataaaacattaaataaagagCAAAACAGGCAAGACGCAGCATTATAGTGCATAGGCAAACATGTATGAGATAAATCAAGAGCAAACGGATAAACGAGCAAACAACAAATAAACCATAAAACGGGCTGCTAAACCCAAAATCCAGGATGGTGGTCACTACGGAGAAGGGCACGGGGATGGAATGGGGCGCAGCATATATGGCAATAAGTTAACGTAGTATGGGGCAGTGAATCAGGGGCTGTTCagaagataaagagagaagagtGACACAGGAGGCCAGGGGGGACAGAGAGCACCCGGACATGGCTGGCCCCTCTCACCTTGCTGTCGGAGTCCACACGCTCATCCACAGAATAGGCGTCATAGTAGAGGCTGAAGTCATCCGCCACCACCGTCTCCCACTCCTCCAGGGACCCAGGGTCCCTCTTGTCCAAAGTTATTTCTCCTGAACCCCGGGCAGAACCCAACTCCTCCGACTAGAAAAAGATCAGAACAATGGAAGCTCCTAGCACTCCCCCACCAACCCATTTCCCTTGGAGCAGCCCCCCAGGTGGACAGGTCTTGTTCCCTGCCTCTCAAGGCTCACCAGGCCACTTCCCGAGTTCAGTTTCCTCCTTTTGGCCACatctggaaggagagaaaggagtgaGGCTTGTACCCTAAATCCTCAGAACTGGCCATGTCAAGCTCcaggtgggtgggaggtgggactGACCTGAGGTCACCTTCCTCAGCGAGTGCATGTCATCACTCATACGGAAATGCTGCACTTCAGGTGGCCGCTTCTCAGGGACTGGGGGCTGGGGACCGAGAGGGAGCACACTTAGGGTCAGGGAAGAGGGAGTAGGGTCTACGGTCGGGTGGGTGGCCAAGATTAGCCTGGAGCCCCAGATGTGGGTGGGATGGTGAACCACACCCTCAAAAATGCCATCTGTACCTGCAGTGACCAGAATGTGGCTATAACAACTGCTGTCTCCTGAGAAGTTTGTCAAGCACATCCCATTCCTAACACTCACTTCAAGCATGCTGCCGGCCCTTTcttcccatattacagatgagaaaacaaaggttaAGGCCTTAACCAAAGTTCCCAAACCACACCCAGAACAAAATGCTACCAAGAGCCCCCAAAACATAGTCATAAAGCTTGTGAGATTCTTGGACCTCTGTCATCTGTGGGCCACATCTCCTTCCCAGTAGGAGTACAACCTTTAAAAATGGAGCAGGGGCAGtttcaaagagaggaaaaagtCCTCTGGGGGCTTGCTTTGAGGTAGAAAGAAAGAGTGGTTTGAAGTTTCTTTACATAGTCATTATCTTAAgagtaattaaaacatttaactcATAAATAAGTCTTTACTTTTGTCTCTTCTATTACGCTCTTCCCAGGAATTATAAACTCCAGGAAGACAGAAACCTGTTTGTTCAGATTAAGCCCCAACCCGGAATTTAAACAAAGTAGCCCCTTGATAAATATGTAAAACTGTGAATAGAGAAGGCCCAAAGCTAAATTGTAAAAAAAAGCCTACAAGAGGTTGAAGGTTGCTTACCTGGCCCTCCCATCCCCAAAACCCTCTCACAATCCTCACCTGTCCATTTCCAGGTTTGGACATGGTTTTCCTGGCTCGGTGGACCTTGGGCTGCCCCTCTGGACTGGTTGTAGCTGGAGGGGGTTcaggccctgctgctgctgccccctGGGCTCCGGGCATACTCAGCAGCCTCATAGCCAAACTCTGGACTGACGGGGGTGATTTTCCGGCCCCAGTCATTGACATCTTGGCCCGGCTGGGACAGGCATTCCCCCTGCTGGGGGAAGCCGGGAATGACTTTGTGGCATGGCCTGGaaaacagacaggcaggcaggcagagagaggCAAGATAAGAGGGAAGGCAGAGTCAGAGGATACCCCACCTCACCCCGAGACTCCGAAGCCTCTCACCCAGCAGGATGCGTCCCCCTTGGAGGTCCCCGTCTCCCTCAAGATTCTCAGGTTCATCCCCAATGGGCGGTGTGGCTCCTACAGGGGTGTCAGCCCCCTCATCGCCAACAGTGACGGTGACAGAGGCTGGGGATGAGGGGCCTGCAGGCTCCAGGGAGTCGGGGTTGGCCTTGGGCAGTGTCTCCTCACTACAAGGGGTGTCCCCCAAAGAGCCATGAACTGTAAGGGAAGAGAAAAAGTTCAGGGCTAAGGGCTCAGGGGATCCTGTAATTGGAGAGGTGACGGTCCAGCTGGGCCCGTTTCTGCTGTACTCACCTCTCTCGGTGGCTCCTCTGGGCTCCTTGTCCAGTACCAGCGCCCCCATTTCAGCGGGGGCCTCTCCCTGGGAGGCGACACAAGGGATAGGAGGACTGGTCAGCCCGGTAGGAAGTTGGGGGGCCCAGGACgcctgggccctggggagagAGAGTAGGCTCCGGGGCCTACCTCTTCCCCTATGGGATCCCCCCCTTCCGCGGCCTCGGCTGCCGGGAGGGGCCGCACGACCCCTCCCCCGGGCCCGCATCAGCCCCCTCCCTCTCGGTAGACCCCTCATCTCAGGGGCCgagaagagaggagggggagggggcggggcctcagcgccccggccccgccccctcctcccggCTGCACGCGCCGCTCCCCCTTTGTCCCCCAGGCCGCGGGGACCCCGGGCACCAACCCCTCCAGCGCCCGCTGCCCCCCAGCCCGGTGGACGGCCCCTTGTGCCCCTCGCGCGTGCTCCTGGGGCCCCGGCGCCCGCCGCCCACTCCGGGACAGCCGGCGGCTGCACGCGCGCCTCCGTGcccactccccccacctcccaccccctggtCCCCTCATCCGCCCCCGGTGCTGGCCCTCCGGATTGCTGTAAGTCCCGCCCGGGCCCCCCGGCCCCGTTGCACCCCCGGAGCATTGCACGGGTGCGCGCTTCCCCCGGGCGCGCGCGCGGGCATGCACccgcctctccccctccccttccgcACCTCGGCGGCCGCCGCCACTGCagctcccgccgccgccgccatcgccgctTGCGCTGGGGGCCGAGCCGGCGCGCGGCCGCCCCGGGTCAcgtgggtggggggggagggcgggCTAGGAGGAGCCTTAAAGGAGCCACTGCGCGCTTTCTGGCCATTTTCCCCCGAGAGCAGCCTTGGAGATGGCAGTGGCTCCCCTAAGGCTGGGCGCTGTGGGGGCGAATACTGCCATTCCTAGCTTCAGCTCATCGGGGAACGGAAGGTGAAGCACGCCTGGGTCCGGGTGTGGGCTCTCCATCCCCCACCGTTTTAGGTAACTAGCGGAGCGTCTGAGCCTTCCGGCTCTCGGCAGCGGCTGTATTTCCAATCTGGCCCGCGTGTGCTTCTGCTTCGTGTTGCTCTCTAGTTTCTGGGTCACCAGGCAGAAAGCTCGGCCTCAGTTTTGGCCTCGCTTCTCTAACGAGCAAGAAGGGGATGATGGGGACGCGCAGAGAACACTTTTACTCTTGGCTGGTTCTAGCATGCTGCTTCATGTCCCCCTTTGAAACCTGGGGCTGTCTCTTCTGTTTATAACAGACATGTTATGCCACCACATGCACTAGGGATCCAGGTAAGCCTCCAGTGGCCCAAGGGTCATTACTGTCTAGTGACAGTCTAGTAAAATAAGTGTTTTGCCAAACACTTCACAAGCATAGTCAGGCACTCCGTGGGTCATACATAGCCCAGCCCACACTGGAAGTCTGAATGATACTAGGCCTTGGTTGTACAACCTTGATAACTCTATTTAGGGTACCGTCCCTTTAAGTACTACTTCTGGTCAAAGTTAGGAAAACATCTGTTTGATATCACCAGCAGTATTTGACACAGGCAGGTGGTTCGGATATAGGGCACCTGAGGCCAATTCAAGGCCTTCTGGGAACTGTAGTTGTCTTTGGTTAACTTTTCCAGAGCTTTCTGGGAATTGTAGTCTTCCCCATACCCTAATCCAAACAAAGTGGTTTTTAGCTTTCCCGAGGGCGTGTGCCCTTTCCCCAGACCAAAACGCCCAAACATAGGCTCCTGCTTACACTTTCGGTGGGCACAATGATCACACCTGTAGCATATCCCTGGCCCTGATACCAAACTCCTCAGAGGAGCAGGTCACGTGTTACCACCACTGCCAAACAAATCACAGAACACTCGTGCTGTGAGGTGTCTGCCAGGTGTTGAAGTTGCAGAACTGggaaggtacctggtcagaggagCCCACTTGTCACACTGCTCTTCTGCTGTCAAGGCTCCTTTAGGCATGGGACCTGCATGAGTTGTGACTTCTGGGTATTGAGCAAATAAAAGGCTGTCTAGGGTGGGTCAGTCATTTACAAGCAGTTGccagagtatataaagaaaaaaaaattgttctttttttattttgtggaaaacaaaagcagaaaaactaAAAGCCCAAACTCcagaaaaaatcctaaaaaatacgttttgtttctttaaaaaatactgtatgtttctactcctctccctccccccaaacagCCCTTCTTGTGTCCTTTCATCTAAGtgccctaccccccaccccctactaTTTCTTGTTCTTGCTATTGTACCCCACTTCCCAATATCTACCTAGGATGCTCACCCATGTTCTCTTACCTGCCACCTTATTTGTTCTCCCTAGAATTTTGGTGAGCCTTGTACCCACAGTCCCATTCTCCCAGCATGCAAGACCTGTCCCCCCTTACTTTCCTGGGATTCAATAATCCTTCCCCCTACCAGTCCCTTTCCCAAGGATCTATTCTAAGCAGAAGCTTGTGAGCTGCCTCCTGCCAAATTCCCTCCCgattccctcccccccacccctacctcaaGAAGTGTCAGACCTCTCCCTGGGAAGGCTTAGCcagtaataaaacattttccagtcttttttcctcctcattctGTAGgaccctttccctccctccacatTTCCATGCACCTCTAAGAGAAGACAGTCTTTCTCTGGGACCCCATATTCCCTTGGCCTTCTCCAAGAACCCTCTGGCTCTCCATCCTTTTCTTCTGAAGACGCAGGATCTTCTCCCCAAGGAATTTGGGCGCCTCCCTCAGGATGTGTATGTCTGCTCAGGCTCCCCACCGTACCTGTTTGTCCCCAACACACACCCCCTATTCTCCTGGGTCAAGGAGCCAACTTCCCACCCAACCCAGGCACCCAGTGCCTGCCCGGCTAGCGGATGAGAACGTTGATCTCAGCCACGCTGGCCTCCAACACGTTCTCGGCCGTGGTCTTGCCGTGCTGTTCCTTGAGGTGCCGCCTAATGGCAGGCTTGTGGGCGAAGCGCACGTCACAGTAGGAGCAGCGATAGGGCCTCGCTCCTGAGTGAAGGTTGAGGTGGTCGTGCAGTGTGGACTTCTGCGTGAAGCACTTGCCACAGATGCCACAAGAGTGTGACTTGACGCCGCGGTG of Rhinolophus sinicus isolate RSC01 linkage group LG05, ASM3656204v1, whole genome shotgun sequence contains these proteins:
- the EHMT2 gene encoding histone-lysine N-methyltransferase EHMT2 isoform X3; the encoded protein is MAAAAGAAVAAAAEGEAPAEMGALVLDKEPRGATERVHGSLGDTPCSEETLPKANPDSLEPAGPSSPASVTVTVGDEGADTPVGATPPIGDEPENLEGDGDLQGGRILLGHATKSFPASPSRGNACPSRAKMSMTGAGKSPPSVQSLAMRLLSMPGAQGAAAAGPEPPPATTSPEGQPKVHRARKTMSKPGNGQPPVPEKRPPEVQHFRMSDDMHSLRKVTSDVAKRRKLNSGSGLSEELGSARGSGEITLDKRDPGSLEEWETVVADDFSLYYDAYSVDERVDSDSKSEVEALAEQLSEEEEEEEEEEEEEEEEEEEEEEEEEDEESGNQSDRSGSSGRRKAKKKWRKDSPWVKPSRKRRKREPPRAKEPRGVNGVGSSGPSEYMEVPLGSLELPSEGTLSPNHAGVSNDTSSLETERGFEELPLCSCRMEAPKIDRISERAGHKCMATESVDGELSGCNAAILKRETMRPSSRVALMVLCETHRARMVKHHCCPGCGYFCTAGTFLECHPDFRVAHRFHKACVSQLNGMVFCPHCGEDASEAQEVTIPRGDGVTPPAGTAAPAPPLLAQDAPGRADTSQPSARMRGHGEPRRPPCDPLADTIDSSGPSLTLPNGGCLSAVGLPPGPGREALEKALVIQESERRKKLRFHPRQLYLSVKQGELQKVILMLLDNLDPNFQSDQQSKRTPLHAAAQKGSVEICHVLLQAGANINAVDKQQRTPLMEAVVNNHLEVARYMVQRGGCVYNKEEDGSTCLHHAAKIGNLEMVGLLLSTGQVDVNAQDSGGWTPIIWAAEHKHIEVIRMLLTRGADVTLTDNEENICLHWASFTGSAAIAEVLLNARCDLHAVNYHGDTPLHIAARESYHDCVLLFLSRGANPELRNKEGDTAWDLTPERSDVWFALQLNRKLRLGVGNRALRTEKIICRDVARGYENVPIPCVNGVDGEPCPEDYKYISENCETSTMNIDRNITHLQHCTCVDDCSSSNCLCGQLSIRCWYDKDGRLLQEFNKIEPPLIFECNQACSCWRNCKNRVVQSGIKVRLQLYRTAKMGWGVRALQTIPQGTFICEYVGELISDAEADVREDDSYLFDLDNKDGEVYCIDARYYGNISRFINHLCDPNIIPVRVFMLHQDLRFPRIAFFSSRDIRTGEELGFDYGDRFWDIKSKYFTCQCGSEKCKHSAEAIALEQSRLARLDPHPELLPELGSLPPVNP
- the EHMT2 gene encoding histone-lysine N-methyltransferase EHMT2 isoform X4, which codes for MAAAAGAAVAAAAEGEAPAEMGALVLDKEPRGATERVHGSLGDTPCSEETLPKANPDSLEPAGPSSPASVTVTVGDEGADTPVGATPPIGDEPENLEGDGDLQGGRILLGHATKSFPASPSRGNACPSRAKMSMTGAGKSPPSVQSLAMRLLSMPGAQGAAAAGPEPPPATTSPEGQPKVHRARKTMSKPGNGQPPVPEKRPPEVQHFRMSDDMHSLRKVTSDVAKRRKLNSGSGLSEELGSARGSGEITLDKRDPGSLEEWETVVADDFSLYYDAYSVDERVDSDSKSEVEALAEQLSEEEEEEEEEEEEEEEEEEEEEEEEEDEESGNQSDRSGSSGRRKAKKKWRKDSPWVKPSRKRRKREPPRAKEPRGVSNDTSSLETERGFEELPLCSCRMEAPKIDRISERAGHKCMATESVDGELSGCNAAILKRETMRPSSRVALMVLCETHRARMVKHHCCPGCGYFCTAGTFLECHPDFRVAHRFHKACVSQLNGMVFCPHCGEDASEAQEVTIPRGDGVTPPAGTAAPAPPLLAQDAPGRADTSQPSARMRGHGEPRRPPCDPLADTIDSSGPSLTLPNGGCLSAVGLPPGPGREALEKALVIQESERRKKLRFHPRQLYLSVKQGELQKVILMLLDNLDPNFQSDQQSKRTPLHAAAQKGSVEICHVLLQAGANINAVDKQQRTPLMEAVVNNHLEVARYMVQRGGCVYNKEEDGSTCLHHAAKIGNLEMVGLLLSTGQVDVNAQDSGGWTPIIWAAEHKHIEVIRMLLTRGADVTLTDNEENICLHWASFTGSAAIAEVLLNARCDLHAVNYHGDTPLHIAARESYHDCVLLFLSRGANPELRNKEGDTAWDLTPERSDVWFALQLNRKLRLGVGNRALRTEKIICRDVARGYENVPIPCVNGVDGEPCPEDYKYISENCETSTMNIDRNITHLQHCTCVDDCSSSNCLCGQLSIRCWYDKDGRLLQEFNKIEPPLIFECNQACSCWRNCKNRVVQSGIKVRLQLYRTAKMGWGVRALQTIPQGTFICEYVGELISDAEADVREDDSYLFDLDNKDGEVYCIDARYYGNISRFINHLCDPNIIPVRVFMLHQDLRFPRIAFFSSRDIRTGEELGFDYGDRFWDIKSKYFTCQCGSEKCKHSAEAIALEQSRLARLDPHPELLPELGSLPPVNP